The Pontibacillus yanchengensis genome has a segment encoding these proteins:
- a CDS encoding cyclic-di-AMP receptor produces MKLVLAVIQDKDSNRLTDALAENNYKTTKLSTSGGFLKEGNTTLMIGVEDHLVDDVLNVIRDNCSQRDQMVAPISPMGGNADSYIPKPVKVEVGGATVFVMPVDSFFQF; encoded by the coding sequence GTGAAGCTGGTATTAGCGGTTATTCAGGATAAAGATAGTAATCGATTAACGGATGCGTTAGCTGAAAATAATTATAAAACAACAAAACTTTCAACTTCAGGTGGCTTTTTAAAAGAAGGAAACACTACGTTGATGATTGGTGTTGAGGATCATCTTGTTGATGATGTGTTAAACGTTATTCGTGATAATTGTAGTCAACGTGACCAAATGGTAGCACCTATTTCTCCTATGGGAGGGAATGCTGATTCCTATATCCCGAAGCCTGTAAAAGTGGAAGTTGGCGGGGCTACGGTATTTGTTATGCCAGTTGACTCATTCTTTCAATTTTAA
- the tmk gene encoding dTMP kinase codes for MSGCFITFEGGEGAGKSSILQALQKRLYQEGYDTMATREPGGIEISEKIRQIILNPSHTAMDGRTEALLYAAARRQHLVEKVVPALRGGQVVLCDRFIDSSLAYQGYARGLGVEEVYKINEFAVENCMPDITLFFDLSPEEGINRIAENKLREQNRLDLEDLTFHHTVYEAYQKLINRFSERIKVVNANQSFDKVLEDVYNIVLPYVHT; via the coding sequence GTGAGCGGTTGTTTTATTACATTTGAAGGTGGCGAAGGAGCTGGGAAATCATCCATTTTACAAGCCCTCCAGAAGCGATTATACCAAGAGGGATATGATACCATGGCAACTAGAGAGCCAGGTGGTATAGAGATTTCTGAAAAAATTCGTCAAATTATATTAAATCCTAGTCATACAGCAATGGATGGGAGAACAGAGGCGCTGTTGTATGCGGCAGCAAGAAGGCAGCATTTAGTAGAAAAAGTGGTCCCTGCTCTTCGAGGGGGACAAGTTGTACTTTGTGATCGATTTATTGATAGTAGTTTAGCTTATCAAGGCTACGCCAGGGGGTTAGGAGTGGAAGAAGTGTATAAGATAAATGAGTTTGCAGTTGAAAATTGCATGCCAGATATCACGCTATTTTTTGACCTATCACCTGAAGAAGGAATCAATCGTATTGCTGAGAATAAACTCCGAGAACAAAATCGACTAGATTTAGAAGATCTGACGTTCCATCACACCGTTTATGAGGCTTATCAAAAGTTAATTAATCGGTTTAGCGAAAGAATAAAGGTAGTGAATGCGAACCAATCTTTTGATAAGGTACTAGAGGATGTATATAATATTGTGTTACCTTATGTACACACTTAA